Proteins encoded together in one Desulfuromonas acetoxidans DSM 684 window:
- a CDS encoding bile acid:sodium symporter family protein produces the protein MLAIITILFPVWAIVCSIVAFCFPQPFVLLKPSIVPLLTFIMFSMGLTLTPADFRRALTRPKAMGLGVAVQYIMMPAAAYWLSRLLGLPGDLVVGMVLVGSVAGGTASNVITYLAKGDVALSITMTLLSTLLSVLVTPYLTLLYVGQTVPVPASAMLLSIAKMVVIPLLSGLFINRVLGERRHRIEPWLPFLSMVAIVTIIAIVVALNQANLTQVGPLVFVAVILHNGFGLGVGYAAARLVGFDGKIARTIAIEVGMQNSGLGVALASQYFAPLATLPGAVFSIWHNISGSVLAGLWSRADKQQNEAQPR, from the coding sequence ATGCTGGCCATCATCACGATTCTTTTTCCTGTCTGGGCCATTGTCTGTTCTATTGTGGCCTTTTGCTTTCCACAGCCGTTTGTCCTGCTTAAACCCTCTATCGTACCGTTGTTGACATTCATTATGTTTTCAATGGGGCTGACACTGACGCCGGCTGATTTCAGGCGTGCTCTGACGCGTCCCAAAGCCATGGGTCTTGGTGTGGCAGTGCAATATATTATGATGCCTGCGGCGGCCTATTGGCTCTCCCGCCTGCTCGGACTGCCTGGTGATCTGGTGGTTGGCATGGTCCTGGTCGGTAGCGTGGCCGGTGGCACGGCGTCCAATGTGATCACCTATCTGGCGAAGGGCGATGTGGCTTTGTCCATCACCATGACGTTGTTGTCGACACTGCTTTCCGTGCTGGTGACACCTTATCTGACCTTGCTGTATGTGGGGCAGACTGTGCCTGTTCCAGCCTCGGCCATGTTGCTCAGCATTGCTAAAATGGTTGTCATTCCCCTGCTGTCCGGACTTTTTATCAACCGAGTGCTCGGTGAGCGACGTCACCGTATCGAACCCTGGTTGCCTTTTTTGTCCATGGTGGCCATCGTCACAATTATCGCCATTGTCGTTGCCCTGAATCAGGCCAATCTTACCCAGGTCGGGCCGCTGGTGTTTGTTGCGGTGATCCTCCATAATGGTTTTGGTCTCGGCGTTGGCTACGCTGCAGCACGTCTGGTTGGCTTTGACGGCAAGATAGCCCGTACCATTGCCATCGAAGTCGGCATGCAGAATTCCGGTTTGGGGGTGGCTCTTGCCAGTCAATATTTTGCGCCGCTTGCAACGTTACCCGGCGCTGTGTTCAGTATCTGGCACAATATCTCCGGATCTGTTCTGGCCGGTTTGTGGTCGCGTGCTGACAAACAACAAAATGAGGCACAACCTCGTTGA